One region of Carya illinoinensis cultivar Pawnee chromosome 8, C.illinoinensisPawnee_v1, whole genome shotgun sequence genomic DNA includes:
- the LOC122318465 gene encoding uncharacterized protein LOC122318465 isoform X3 yields the protein MELVISIVAKIAEYTVAPVGQWLCYSCHYNSNMENLRNQKKNLRDFKKRVLHSIDAASRKGEEIEDDVKTWLTKVDGILHQLATKILGGGEAEAGTRSSNAACLNLKHRHQLSREAKKIVENIAELLKNGNFSKVGFCPAAQEMVNPINRDYMSLDSRISIMERIMEALGDANINRIGVWGSAGVGKSTLMKEIFQKAKEESLFHEVALANVTDTLDVIRIQGEIAEMLDLELDPDKIVTVRAGRLRARLEKDNEKKILVILDDVWKQLDLEEIGITPSERCKVLLTSRDRQVLADEMRTEENSFKLDIVGEQEAWKLFEKMAGDSIKDDHDLQNQAIKVAKACEGLPIALVTVSRALKNKNLSTWKDVLVQLTRPTPKHDTKIWSRVYSCIELSYIHLDGREVKSLFLLCARQGYYVSYRDLLRYGFGLRLFYGIDTLEEARNRLETLVNNLRDSCLLLQSPHSSKEFYMHDVVRRVATIIASNDHNMFVMRGDGGQKAWPDVDALKICEALSIYGGDHIHKYPNKIECPNLRYFHVQCKNRYLATPSSTSFQGMDKLEDIFFQGMDKLEVLSLTNIQLSSLLSLRNLQTLCLDECKLEDIHGIGELKNLVILSLARSDISNLPTEIGLLTRLRLLDLSSCYKLKVIPPNVLSSLVNLEELYMRKITVQWEVEGPSNEGKNASLAELKKLSHLITLEIDIPDANNLPKDLFTEKLKRYKICIGGTWHLFFKEELAFSRMLKLKLNMSFQLDFGIKMLLKRTEYLHLDESNITKSVLYQLDREDFQQLKHLCIENNGNIKHIPELRTSAFKNLKVLKVENCETLRFIFSSSIARGLSLLEELNITRCNNMGAIFVKEEEDEIEDQGDMMLFGRLQTLVLKDLPKLVGFLSTRETNSEGNLHDFQLPLLHHQGKLPLIYFKNLKVLKVENCQKLRFVSSSSIARGLSLLKKLKIKRCNNMGAIVVTEEKDGIEDGDVILFHQLQTLVLEDLPELVSFLSTKSSFMTDCGQIIAEGNHNLHMPLLPHQVSFPSLQTLHMEGLPKIKHVWNYGQEPKTVFTGLEQLQVVEIMDCGVEEIVAVERGGGEAVAIRILVFPQVITLNLINLKRLKWFYKGVHVTKWPMLKWMKIEGCEKVEIFASGVVSFEKTVQVQRQSEMSIKQPLFSVDELSFPSLETLGIANMDSLEIIFGKLEGQNGKEPQVLISPGSRTEESGAITNFAPTVVFPSLQTLHMEDLPKIKHVWSEYSKTVFNFQNLQKIQAVRCESLKSLFPISVVSCLEQLKILEISNCGVEEIVAVEGGGGEAVAIRTLVFPQVTKLKFRNLKRLKWFYKGVHVSKWPMLKEMEIGICEKVKIFASGFVSFQETVKDQRQSEMSNIKQPIFSVDELSFPSLKKLYIRNMDKLEIVWQDQVAATSIPNIQELEIDFCHKLLHVFQSNLHATTTTLMQSLTSLRISRCSSLESIFGNMEGQNGKESQVLKAPSSGTEDGIAGHIEFPILTQLSLFELPKLKWIFEGVHTNLESWPSLKRLCLWECSEQVNKMMWASKFASSSSSQENQLPTCIQQPMFVVEEGTFPNLEDLSLKFLGRTIRPSRFLDFPNLSFLLTRLPNLLKLNVYDSVWEEIFPYELIDREIRLRRLTLCRLCMLTHLWKEDSTQPCQLFHNLEYLHVLRCGKLKNIVPSSVSLRNLTRLEISHCHGLINLLTSSTAKTLVQLKRMTVIDCKRITEIVAMEDIGEANVAITFNKLTYLKLDGLPNFTHFCSGPYSFGFPSLKEVIVRCCPEMKIFCHGVLSTPELKGVSDADYSWNSKQNLHLEDDLNTTTRCLWESNQYDTQCLFRERVENSEGDEDHP from the exons atggagTTAGTTATTTCAATTGTAGCGAAAATAGCAGAGTACACGGTTGCACCTGTTGGACAGTGGCTATGCTATTCATGCCACTACAATAGCAACATGGAGAATTTGAGGAATCAGAAAAAGAATTTGCGGGATTTTAAGAAAAGGGTGCTACACTCGATTGATGCTGCTTCAAGAAAAGGCGAGGAAATTGAAGATGATGTTAAAACGTGGTTGACAAAGGTGGATGGTATTTTACATCAATTGGCCACCAAAATACTTGGTGGAGGTGAAGCAGAAGCAGGTACGAGGAGCTCTAATGCGGCATGCCTAAACTTGAAACATCGACATCAATTAAGTCGGGAAGCAAAGAAGATCGTGGAAAATATTGCCGAACTTCTTAAAAATGGAAACTTCAGCAAAGTCGGTTTTTGTCCCGCTGCGCAAGAAATGGTGAATCCAATAAACAGGGATTACATGAGCTTGGATTCGAGGATATCAATTATGGAGAGAATTATGGAGGCATTGGGAGATGCTAATATCAACAGGATCGGCGTGTGGGGGTCGGCTGGAGTTGGAAAGAGTACACTTATGAAAGAAATTTTCCAGAAAGCCAAGGAGGAAAGTTTATTCCATGAGGTGGCTCTAGCAAATGTGACGGACACCCTAGACGTAATTCGAATACAAGGAGAAATTGCAGAGATGCTAGATCTAGAGCTTGATCCTGATAAAATTGTAACAGTAAGAGCAGGCCGTCTACGGGCGAGGTTAGAAAAAGACAATGAGAAGAAGATACTTGTTATCTTGGATGATGTATGGAAACAACTTGATTTGGAGGAAATAGGAATTACTCCTTCCGAAAGATGCAAAGTACTACTCACATCCAGAGATCGGCAGGTACTAGCAGATGAGATGCGCACCGAAGAGAACAGCTTTAAACTCGACATTGTAGGAGAACAAGAAGCATGGAAATTATTTGAAAAGATGGCGGGTGATTCTATCAAAGATGATCATGATTTGCAAAATCAAGCAATTAAGGTAGCTAAAGCGTGTGAAGGTCTTCCTATTGCACTTGTAACAGTTTCTAGGGCATTAAAGAATAAGAATTTGAGTACCTGGAAGGATGTCCTGGTGCAACTAACAAGACCCACTCCAAAACATGACACAAAAATATGGTCACGCGTATATTCTTGTATAGAGCTAAGCTATATACATCTTGATGGTAGAGAGGTCAAATCCCTCTTTTTGCTTTGTGCTCGACAAGGTTACTACGTTTCCTATCGGGATTTGTTGAGATATGGTTTCGGTCTGCGTTTATTCTATGGCATCGATACATTGGAAGAAGCAAGAAACAGGCTAGAGACTTTAGTTAATAATCTCCGAGATTCTTGTTTGCTACTACAAAGTCCACATAGCTCCAAGGAATTTTACATGCATGATGTTGTTCGTCGTGTCGCTACAATAATTGCATCAAATGATCATAATATGTTTGTCATGAGAGGCGATGGTGGGCAAAAAGCATGGCCAGATGTGGATGCACTAAAAATATGCGAGGCGCTCTCTATCTATGGTGGAGATCATATCCATAAATATCCCAATAAAATAGAATGTCCTAATTTAAGATACTTTCATGTCCAGTGTAAAAATCGATATTTGGCAACCCCAAGCAGTACTTCCTTCCAAGGGATGGACAAGCTCGAAGACATTTTCTTCCAGGGGATGGACAAGCTCGAAGTTCTAAGTTTGACAAATATACAACTTTCATCACTTTTGTCACTTAGAAACCTACAAACATTGTGTCTAGATGAATGTAAGTTGGAAGATATTCATGGGATTGGAGAACTCAAGAATTTAGTAATTCTTAGTCTTGCTCGTTCTGACATTTCAAATCTGCCAACAGAAATAGGGTTGTTGACTCGTTTGCGGTTATTGGATTTGAGCAGTTGTTACAAACTTaaagtgattcctcctaatgtCTTGTCAAGCTTGGTCAACTTAGAAGAGTTGTATATGCGTAAAATCACTGTCCAATGGGAGGTTGAAGGACccagcaatgaaggaaaaaaTGCTAGCCTTGCAGAGCTGAAGAAATTGTCACACTTGATCACCTTAGAGATTGATATTCCGGATGCCAACAATCTACCGAAAGATTTGTTTACTGAAAAGCTTAAGAGATACAAGATATGCATTGGAGGTACCTGGCATCTCTTTTTTAAGGAGGAGTTGGCCTTCTCAAGAATGTTAAAACTCAAACTGAATATGAGCTTCCAATTAGACTTTGGGATCAAAATGCTACTGAAGAGGACAGAATATCTTCATTTAGACGAGTCGAACATTACGAAGAGTGTCTTATATCAATTAGATAGAGAAGATTTTCAACAACTGAAACATCTCTGTATCGAAAATAATGGTAATATTAAGCATATCCCTGAGTTGAGGACATCGGCCTTCAAAAACTTGAAAGTTTTAAAGGTGGAAAACTGTGAGACATTAAGATTTATCTTCTCATCATCTATAGCTAGAGGCCTTTCACTACTTGAAGAATTGAACATAACAAGATGCAACAACATGGGTGCAATATtcgtgaaagaagaagaagacgaaataGAAGATCAGGGAGATATGATGTTGTTCGGTCGACTTCAAACCTTAGTGCTAAAGGATCTTCCAAAGCTCGTGGGCTTCCTAAGCACAAGAGAAACCAATTCAGAGGGCAACCTGCATGATTTTCAGTTGCCGCTTCTACATCATCAG GGCAAACTTCCATTGATATACTTCAAAAACTTGAAGGTTTTAAAGGTGGAGAACTGTCAGAAATTAAGATTTGTCTCCTCATCATCCATAGCCAGAGGCCTTTCACtacttaaaaaattgaaaataaaaagatgcaACAACATGGGTGCAATAGTTGTGACAGAAGAAAAAGACGGAATAGAAGATGGAGATGTAATATTGTTCCATCAACTGCAAACCTTGGTGCTAGAGGACCTTCCAGAACTCGTGAGCTTCTTAAGCACAAAAAGTTCATTCATGACTGATTGTGGGCAGATCATTGCAGAGGGCAACCACAATCTTCACATGCCACTTCTACCTCATCAG GTTTCATTTCCTAGCTTGCAAACACTGCATATGGAAGGTCTACCCAAAATAAAGCACGTATGGAACTATGGTCAAGAACCCAAAACAGTTTTCACAGGTCTCGAGCAATTGCAAGTAGTTGAGATTATGGATTGTGGGGTGGAGGAAATTGTTGCAGTtgaaagaggaggaggagaagcagTAGCAATTAGGATTTTGGTGTTCCCTCAAGTAATTACtttgaatcttataaatttAAAGAGACTCAAGTGGTTTTACAAAGGAGTACATGTTACAAAATGGCCGATGCTGAAATGGATGAAAATTGAAGGATGCGAGAAAGTTGAGATTTTTGCTTCAGGAGTTGTGAGTTTTGAAAAAACAGTTCAAGTTCAGAGGCAGTCTGAGATGTCTATTAAACAACCCCTATTCTCGGTGGATGag CTCTCATTCCCCAGCTTGGAGACACTGGGCATTGCGAACATGGATTcgttagaaattatatttggaaaGCTGGAGGGGCAAAATGGTAAAGAGCCACAAGTTTTAATATCCCCAGGGTCAAGGACAGAAGAAAGTGGAGCAATCACAAATTTTGCACCAACA GTTGTCTTTCCTAGCTTGCAAACACTGCATATGGAGGATCTACCTAAGATAAAGCATGTATGGAGTGAATATTCCAAAACAGTcttcaattttcaaaatctgCAAAAAATACAAGCTGTGAGATGCGAGAGTCTGAAAAGTTTATTTCCAATCTCGGTTGTTAGCTGTCTCGAGCAATTGAAAATACTTGAGATTAGCAATTGTGGGGTGGAGGAAATTGTTGCAgttgaaggaggaggaggagaagcagTAGCAATTAGGACTTTGGTGTTCCCTCAAGtaactaagttgaagtttagaaATTTAAAGAGACTCAAGTGGTTTTACAAAGGAGTGCATGTTTCAAAATGGCCGATGCTGAAAGAGATGGAAATTGGAATATGCGAGAAAGTAAAGATATTTGCTTCAGGATTTGTGAGCTTTCAAGAAACAGTTAAAGATCAGAGGCAGTCTGAGATGTCCAATATTAAACAACCCATTTTCTCGGTGGATGag ctCTCGTTTCCGAGCTTGAAGAAGTTGTACATTCGGAACATGGATAAGTTGGAAATTGTATGGCAGGATCAAGTCGCTGCGACTTCTATTCCCAATATTCAAGAATTGGAAATTGATTTTTGTCACAAGTTGTTGCACGTCTTTCAATCTAATTTGCatgcaacaacaacaacattgATGCAAAGTCTGACTAGTCTACGCATAAGCCGGTGCAGTTCATTAGAAAGTATATTTGGAAATATGGAGGGGCAAAATGGTAAAGAATCACAAGTTTTAAAGGCTCCAAGTTCAGGTACAGAAGACGGAATAGCCGGACATATTGAGTTCCCCATACTAACTCAATTGTCACTATTTGAATTGCCAAAACTCAAGTGGATTTTTGAAGGAGTGCATACTAATTTGGAATCATGGCCTTCATTGAAAAGATTATGCCTCTGGGAATGTAGTGAACAAGTGAACAAAATGATGTGGGCTTCAAAATTTGCAAGCAGCAGTAGCAGTCAAGAGAACCAACTCCCGACTTGCATTCAACAACCCATGTTCGTCGTTGAGGAG GGTACGTTCCCCAACTTGGAGGATTTGTCATTGAAGTTCCTTGGAAGAACCATACGTCCTAGCAGATTTTTAGATTTTCCTAATCTATCTTTTCTTCTAACAAGACTGCCAAATCTGTTGAAACTTAACGTATATGATAGTGTCTGGGAGGAAATATTCCCTTATGAACTTATTGATCGAGAAATACGATTAAGACGACTAACGCTCTGTCGTCTATGTATGCTTACACATTTGTGGAAAGAAGACAGTACCCAGCCATGCCAACTTTTTCATAATCTGGAATACCTTCATGTGTTACGATGCGGCAAATTGAAAAACATAGTGCCATCATCTGTATCTCTTCGCAATTTGACAAGATTGGAAATATCACATTGTCACGGATTGATCAATTTATTAACATCCTCAACTGCCAAAACTCTGGTGCAACTCAAAAGAATGACTGTGATTGATTGCAAAAGGATTACAGAAATTGTAGCAATGGAGGATATTGGTGAAGCAAATGTGGCGATTACTTTCAACAAGTTAACATACTTAAAACTTGATGGCTTACCAAACTTCACGCACTTTTGCTCTGGACCTTATTCCTTTGGGTTCCCATCTTTGAAGGAAGTAATTGTGAGATGTTGTCCCGAGATGAAGATTTTCTGTCACGGGGTCTTAAGTACACCAGAGCTAAAAGGAGTATCTGATGCTGATTATAGTTGGAATTCGAAGCAAAATTTGCATTTGGAGGATGACCTTAATACCACCACACGTTGTCTTTGGGAGTCAAATCAATATGATACTCAATGCTTATTCAGAGAAAGG GTTGAGAATTCGGAAGGAGATGAAGATCATCCTTAA